The Nitrosomonas sp. genomic sequence TGGGGTCGGTGATGACAGCGAGCAGGCGCGCGCGCCAATCCGGCTCGATTGGCACTAGCCTGAGGTTTTGAGTGGCCAACTGCAGCGATTTACCAGCAACACTCACTGACCGACCGTCAACTTTGGTGAGCAGCTCGTCCAGATCGGCTGCGATCAGATCAATGACATTTTCCTTGAGCGCTTCACTGGCAGTCAGACTTGCTCCAGCACGTACCGCCTGTTCCGCCCAGTCGGCATTTCGTCCGCGCATTTCCGCGAGACCTCGAATATAGGCAACCGCATCATTAACTATTTTTTGGGTCATGACATCACCCTGCACCACGGGCAGCTCATCCGATTGATCAGCTGGTTTTTCCCTGGCAGGATTGGGCAACTGCGGCAAACCACCTGTTTTTACTGGTGTTGCTGCGCCAAGATTGGTGGCGGGCGCCATTGCCGCAATATGACTGGCATAAAGAATATAAGTACCCGCGCTCGCCGCACGCGCACCGCTTGGGGCAACATATCCGATGACCGGGATGGGGGACACGATAATATCCTGAATAATGCCGCGCATCGATACATCCAGACCGCCCGGTGTATTGATTCGCAGAATAATCACTCGCGCTTGCTGGGCCTGCGCTTTGGCAAGGCTGCGTTGCACATAATCGTGTACCGCCGGACCAATAACACCATCGATATCCAGCCAGACACCTGTGCCATTGTTGATGACTGAGTCGTTCTGAAATATTTTTACTGGATCAGTATTTTGTGCGGATGATGGATTGGCAAGCAGCAAAATAATGAACAGACCGATAAGCTGCATCATTCCACACCACCAGAAACAGGCCGTTTTCATTGAAATTCACCCCGTTTGCCCATGTAGACGAATCATTTCCCGATTCAATGCCAGCCATTGCAACGCGATAATGGCACTGGCTGATTTGATCGCACCCTCGGAGAGCAACATCAACGCCTCGGACAAGGCCATCACATGCACCTTGATATCCTCGTCTTCACTCGCCAAGCCATGAATTGTGCCATGACTCACCCTGGTCGTATCAGTTTTGCCACAAAACAGGGCAATTTGCTCGGAAGTCCCCCCGGGACTAACCAGATAATCATACAGCGGTACCAGTTCAGTGATATGACAACCCGCCTCCTCGACTGCTTCACGGAAGACGACTTGTTGGGGCGTTTCACCCACATCGATGATTCCCGCAATGACTTCCAACAACCACGCACCACCGGGCGCGTTAAGCGCACCAACCCGAAACTGTTCAATCAACACTACGCTGTCTGTCTGGGGATCATACGGTAATACTGCAGCAGCATGACCACGTTCAAGCAACTCGCGCGTAAATGGCCTGCTCCATCCACCACTGAATTTGTGGTGGCGCAAATGGTAGCGTTCCAAGCGAAAGAAACCCTGGTAGCAAACTTCTTTGCCCAGAATTTCATAACACAGACCACTGCCATCGGCAGCCTCAGAAGATGAACATTTACTCCGCCCCTCCTGAAGCTGCTTGTGGGGATCATTCACTCAATGCTTCAAGTCGGCAGTCTGTTGAATTCCGGCCAGCAGCCAGGCAGAACGGCGATCATCCAGATCTTTCTGCACGTGCCAGATTTCATCAAAATCTTCCGCTGGCGAATCAGGTGATTCCCGCAATTGCCCGTTGAAACGTACACTGGCGACAGCTTCGTTACCCTCGGTAACCAGATCAAGCAGATTGGCTTCAATAAACAGCACTTCTGTCTGTTGCCCTGCACCGGCATCCTGCCCGATTTGCGCGCTCAGTTCGGCGAATAGCTCAGGTGTGGTGAAATCACGAATCTCTTCCAGATCCTGGGCATCATGCGCAGCCTGCAGCGCAATGAAGGAACGTTTGGCCTGTTTGAGAAACCCTTCCACATCAAAATCCGCAGGAATCGAGGTAGCCACCTGATCAGACTGTGGATCCCGGGCACTAAAGGAATCACGGCTCGCAGTACTGCCATATCCGGAAGGCGGCATACCGGCAGTCGCTCGATCCGCCCCAGCACCCGCATACTGCATTGGCCGCGAAGTCGCCCCCTGTGTTCGCCTGCCCAACATGCGCATCACAAAGAAAACACCGGCTGCCAAGGCAATCAATACCAGAATATCCATCATGTTAATGCCATCAAATGCCCCCCCCATGAATAACGCTGCCAGTAATCCGCCGGCAGCCAATCCGGCAAGCGGGCCGAGCCATTTACTGCCACCCGCTGCCGCTGCACCACCTGCAGCCGCAGTTGATGCTCCGGCAGCCTGTTGTGGCTTCGGCGCCGCTTGCTGCTGTTTATTAAGATTCATTGAATCACGCTGCTTACCAAAGCTTTTACCCCCGCCAAGGCGTCGTGCTTCTGCATCAAATGCCATCAGGCTGAAGGTAAACAGGGCAAGTGTCAAAAATGCTAGTATCCTCATTCGAGTTGTCTCCTTTCGTTAAAAAAATAATGCAATGAACCAGTATAACATCAACCCTAATTCTGTCAGCCACCCCTCCGGCCTGGTATTGTCATGATTGCCAGCATGACCGGCTACGCGGCATTATCCAGTGAATATTCATCTGTTTCCCTGGCGTTGGAGTTACGCTCCGTTAACAACCGCTTTCTCGATCTACAGTTCCGACTCCCGGATGAGTTGAGATCACTGGAACCCGTGATGCGCGAGTTACTCACAACCAGACTGGCACGCGGCAAAATTGAATGTCGCCTGACGCTCTCCAGCCAGGTAAATACGGCACAGAATAGTCTTCTTCATCACGCTCAACTCAACGCACTCCAAATATTAAGCCAGGAGGTGAAATCCGTATTTCCCACCGCCAGCGATCTCTCTGTTTCGGATATCCTTCGCTGGCCAGGCATACTCAACGATCACCGTACCATACTGAATCCTGGCGAACTGCATGCTCCGTGCCTTGATCTACTACAGCATACCCTGCAACTTTTCATGACCACTCGTGAGCGTGAAGGTGCCACGCTGAAAAATATTTTACTTGACCGTCTGAACCGGATACGCGAGCTCGTAGCAATTTTACTACCCAGACTACCGGATATTCTTGCCAGTTTTCAGTCACGGCTTATTCAGCGCATCCAGACAGCGAAGCTCAATGAGATGGATGAACGCATTCGCCAGGAGTTCACTTTTTTTGCCAACCGGATTGATGTCGATGAGGAATTGTCCCGTTTGCAGGCTCACCTCGATGAGGTAGAAAATACGTTGCAATCAGGTGGAGTCGTTGGTAAGCGGCTGGATTTTCTGATGCAGGAACTTAATCGCGAAACCAATACCCTGGCATCCAAATCTGTCGACAGCGCCGTTTCACAATTAACGGTTGAAATGAAAGTACTTATCGAGCAGATGCGCGAGCAGGTTCAAAATATTGAGTAAAACCAAATCTGATTCTTAAGAAGAAGGGCTGCTTATATAAAACAGCATGGCAGCGGTACATGCTTATTTTCTGAATTTCCACCAGAATCCAGCCGCTATCAGCAACATCACAATCAACCAGCTGCCATAGCGCCGCATCCACTCTGCTGTATTTTTCTGTACAAAAATCTGAATTTCAGCAAGATCAGCAACTTTTACGCCTGTTTGGCCTCCATTTTCGGTTTGAAGTTGCAGTTTCATCACTATGACGTGACGTCCGGATTCATTTGGTGTGACGCTCCACGTCCAACTGGTTTCACCATAACGGGTATAAATCTGTGGCTGTGGACCACGTGGTTCAAATGGCAATAAAGCTGTCGTCAGCTCTGCCTGCATTTCTGGAGACACTTTTCCTTCTATGCGTTGCAGGGATACCCCGGCAGGTGATTTATCCACGATTCTGTTAATGCGTTGCGCAAGTTTGCCCGTATCCAGTTGCAGAGTAATAGTGAAAGGCTCATATTGCTTGATTTCGGCAGGCAGATTCACAGCCGAACCATCCACCGGCAGTTTTGTCATGACGAGTGAATTAAACTGTTTCTCGCCAAACGAGGCATGCACGATAAAATTAATGGCGTAGGGAACAAACAGAATGGCTGCCAGCAAACCTGGCAATAACCAGGAAAAACCAATCAGGGGTCTGCGCATATTATCTCCAAGGCATCTCTAAAAATTCAGAGTGTTAAGTAACGAAATATGGATTTTTAGAGATACTCTCCAGTTTTATCCGGTCAGGGTTCTCTTAACCCGGGTATATGCCATATCGCATTTCTGCGCGATCAGGAATAGACTTCAGCCATATCAGATAATTATTAATCGCCATTATGACTGAGATCAAACCCGTTTTCATCGCCCATCGCGGTTACCCCGCATTGTATCCGGAAAATTCACTGGCAGGAATTGAGGCCGCGATCCATGCGGGTGCGCGCTATATTGAAGTCGATATCCAGCTTAGCAATAGCTTGACTCCATTTTTGTGTCATGATGACCATCTACAACGATTGACCGGTCAGGATATCAATTTGACAATGCTGAGTAATGCCGAAATTGAGAAGCTGGCGGTACCCTATCCGGCTTCATTGCCATTATCCGTGAACAAGGCTGAGCCTGTTTCACGTCTGGCAGAATTCTGTTCATATCTGGCAAAACACCCCCAGGTTTTTGCATTTATTGAAATCAAAGCGGAAAGTGTGATTCGTTTTGGACTACGACCAACTGTTACCGCTATTTTTGATGAGGTATATCCGGTTAGATCGCAATGCATCATGATTTCATTCGACCAGGAAGCACTGGCGTTAATCAAAAAAATGGGCATGGCAACAATTGGCTGGGTAATCGAGCAACGTGACGAAGTAACCAGGGACATTGCATCGCGCCTGTCTCCAGATTTTCTTTTTTGTGATACCACCGATCTGGCCGTAACCATCGGGGAAATGTGGTTGGGACCATGGCAATGGATTATCTATAGTGTCAATGATCCAACGAAGGCTGTCCAGTTTGCCCAAGCAGGTTTCTCGCTCATTGAAACCGACGATATCGGTGCCATGCTGGGCAAGACACCCCTCCACACCAGTCAAGCATGAATCCGCATTACGATGTAGTCATCGTCGGTGGTGGCATTCAAGGGGTTACGGTTACACAGGCCGCCGCCGCGCAGGGATACCGCGTTCTGCTTCTGGAAAAAACTGCGCTGGCAGCAGGTACTTCCAGCCGTTCGAGTAAATTGGTGCATGGTGGACTACGTTATCTTGAAAGCGGTCAATTCGGGCTAGTTGCCGAAAGTCTCAAGGAACGCGCTGATCTGTTGCGTCTGGCGCCCTCACTCGTCAAGCTGACGCCATTTTACATTCCGTTATATCGCCATACTACTCGTAGCCCATGGAGGTTGCGCCTCGGCTTGAGTCTTTATGCCCTGCTTGCACGATTCCGTACTGGCTCCAGCTTTCATTCCGTTCCCCGCAGACAATGGGATACGCTCGATGGCCTGTCTACCAGCGGTTTACAGCATGTTTTCCAGTATTGGGATGCGCAAACCGATGATCAGGCACTGACACAGGCCATTATGCATTCCGCGCAGTCACTGGGCGCTACGCTTATTTTTCCGGCAGAATTCAGGCAGGCAGCCATTATCGATAATCAATGTAACATTGAATTCAGACAGAACGGGCAAACTCACACCTGTAGTGCAAACGTATTGATCAATGCTGCCGGCCCCTGGGTCGAAAAGGTTGCAGAACGAATCTCACCACGACCTACACCTTTTCCGGTCGAACTGGTACAAGGCACGCATCTGGTGCTGGATGGTGAATTAAGACAGGGCTGCTACTATCTGGAATCTCCCCAGGATCAGCGCGCGATCTTTGCATTACCATGGAAAGGCCGTATTCTGCTGGGCACTACCGAAACCACCTATCACGGCGCACCGGAAAACGTTGTGCCACTGGCAATAGAAGAACGTTATTTGCTGGACTGTTTTCAGCACTACTTTCCAGACCACCGCATATCGGTCTTGTCTCGTTTTGCCGGTCTGCGTGTTCTGCCAGCTGAGAACAGTGCAATTTTCCAGCGCTCACGCGAAATTTATCTGCAGTGTGACCGGCAGCTCAAGCCACGCGTCATTGGTATCTACGGTGGAAAACTAACAACTAGTCGCGCCACCGCGCAGAAAGTCGTGCGCCTGATCAAACCATCGTTGCCAGTACGATCTGCCAAAGCAGATGTATCACGTTTACCTATCTTACCTATCGATCTTCCCTAACCAGAGGTATGCCATGAAAATCAAGATCGACACCAGCCCGTTTCTGGTTAACCCAAACAGTGAAATTGATCTATCGCAATGGTCAACTGAAGTGTCGCCTTTCTATAAGTCTAAGGAAGACTACCTGACACTGCTGGAAGAATCACGTCAGGAAATTGGCGCATTGCAGGAAGTGCTGTATGCACATGATCGTTATGCAGTACTACTGATTTTTCAGGGAATGGATTCCGCCGGCAAAGGTGGCGCGATTAAACATGTTATGTCTGGAATCAACCCACAGGGCTGCCAGGTTTTCAGTTTTCTTGCTCCCGGCCCCGAGGCACTGGAGCACGATTTTCTGTGGCGTACCAGCAAATCGTTACCAGAACGTGGCCGTATCGGTATTTTTGATCGTTCCTATTACGAAGAAGTTGTCGTGGTACGCATCCAGCCCCATCTTCTCGAACAACAACGTATTCCAGCTGAATTTGTTGATCCCGAACACATCTGGCAGGAGCGCTTCAGCGATATTGTCAATCTGGAAAACTATCTGCATCGTAATGGCACGCGTATCATCAAGTTTTTCCTGCATCTGTCAAAAAAAGAGCAGCGCAAACGTCTGATTGCTCGTATCGATGATCCCACCAAAAACTGGAAGATCAGCAATGCCGACATCGAAGCGCGCCGCAAATGGCATGATTACCAGCACGCTTATGAGAAATGTATCGGCGCAACCAGTAGTGCTACTGCTCCCTGGTTTATCATACCGGCAGACGACAAACGCAATACGCGCCTGATCGTATCCTCCATTCTGCTCGAAACCCTGCAAAGCCTGAAGATGAACTATCCACAGTCATCCGACATTCATCGCACTGAACTGGCACGCATGCAAACCTATTTGGAAAGTGACGAATAATCGGATTAACCGAGTACTACGATAACGCGGCTTATCTGTTCACCACCTGTTATAGAAGTTTTCAATATATTTGACACTCTCCCGAATAGCTTGTTGCCATATCTTGAATCGTCTCTGGTACACCAGCATAGTTTTAAGTAGTGTCTACTCGAAATATAGATACAAAGTTTCCAAACTTTATGCAAAGTTTGAGAAAATGGGGCCGATTACTCTGGATTCCGGTAAATTCCGTACCGCACAGATCAACAGGCGACTCTATGGCCGAAGAATTCTCTTTCCCAAATAAAAACACACCCATCACTACGATGAATCACACAACGAACGATCATTTATTACCGATCGTTGTTGATCTGGATGGAACGCTCACGCCAACCGATACATTAGCCGAATCGCTAATCAGTACCATTCAGCGATATCCCGGTAGTTTGTTTTTCCTTCCCATCTGGTTAATAAAAGGGAAAGCTTATTTCAAGGAAAAAATTGCTGCACATGCAGAAATTGCAACGCAACTCTTACCCTATGAATCGCCCCGGGTTCTGTGGAGGCTATTTGGTTTAAGTAACACTGGCAGAATCCGAGTTGACTAACTGCCGATAGTATTGTGCCTCAGCTTCTGCTGGAGGTATATAGCCGATAGGTCCCAGCAAACGCTGATGATTGAACCAGAACACCCAGTTCAACGTTGCCAATTCAACGGATTCCCTGTTTTTCCAAGGCCCTTGCTTATGAATCAATTCAGTCTTGTAAAGCCCGTTGATCGTTTCGGCCAGTGCGTTGTCGTAGCTATCTCCTTTACTGCCAACCGACGGCTCTATTCCAGCCTCGGCAAGTCGCTCCGTATAACGGATAGAGACATACTGGGAGCCCTTGTCGCTGTGGTGAATCAAAGCACCCAGCTCCGGTTGCCGGGCGTATAACGCCTGCTCCAGCGCATCCAGCACGAAGTCTGTGTGCATGCTGGAACTGACCCGCCAACCCACGATGCACCGGGCAAACACGTCGATGACGAACGCGACATACAGCCAGCCCTGCCAGGTGGAAACATAGGTGAAATCCGACACCCACAACTGGTTTGGGCGATCTGCCTTGAATTGCCGGTTGACCCTGTCCAGTGGGCACGGCAGCGCCTTGTCTGAAACCGTCGTGCGGACAATCTTGCCGCGCCGTACACCTTCCAGCCCCAACCGTTTCATCAGCCGCTCAACAGTGCAACGAGCTACCTGTATTCCTTCGCGCTTAAGTTGTCGCCATACCTTGTCGGCACCATAAACCTGCAGATTGGCCTGCCAGATTCGTTGTATCTGCGGCATCAGATCGTCATCGCGAATAGCTCGGGCACAGCGCAATGCCGGATTACGCAGTTCGACAACGTGACGTCGATATCCCGATGGAGCGACCTGCAATACCTTGCAGATCGGCTCGACTCCGTGGGTGTCGCGATGCCGGTCAATGAACGATCTTAGGATTTGAGTTTGCGGTCGAGCTCCGCCTGGGCAAAAAAAGCACTGGCCAGTTTCAGTATCTCATTGGCGCGACGTAATTCCTTGACTTCACGCTCCAGTGCTTTGATGCGCTCGCGTTCTTCACTGGTGACGCCATCTCGCAAGCCTGTGTCGATCTCGTGCTTCTTTACCCAATCATGCAATGTCGGTGGTGCGCAGCCAATCTTTGGCGCTATCGATTCTATCGTCGCCCACAGCGAAGGGTACTCACTGCGATGCTCTTGCACCAGACGGACTGCGCGTGCTTTTACTTCAGGGGAATATTTGTTTAATTTGTTCATGGCTCCATTCTCTCAAGATTTGGAGCCTCCTCAAAACCCGGGGCGATTCACTACCACGAATCATTTTTAGTTTATTTACGGAAAGAAAAAGAGAAAGGGCGCAGTATTATTCTCGCTACAGCTGCGCACAAATCTATTGCACGAAGCGTTGCAACTCACTTGGATTTATTTGATGATGTCATAGCCAGTGACGCAGAGCATAACCTGAAAGGAGAAACGAAGCTGGCAGCAATTCGGCAACAGGTAGCGGGAGAATTTGTTTACGCGGGAGATAGTCGCGCAGATATTCCTATTTGGAAAGCTGCAAAAAGAGCGATCCTGGTTGGTGCTTCGGCAGGCGTAACCCAATCGGTATACAAAAGTGTTCCAATCGAAAAAGAATTCATAAGAGAGAAAATAACCACAGTTGACTGGTTGCGTGCTCTACGTGTTCACCAATGGTTGAAGAATGTGCTGCTGTTCGTTCCGATGTTGACCGCTTTTTCATTTACCGATTTAAATAAGCTGGTCGTCATGATTGTTGCCTTTTTATCTTTTTCCCTTGCAGCATCTGCAACGTATCTAGTGAATGACCTGTGGGATCTGGAAAATGATCGCGCGCATCCTCGTAAACGATTACGGCCTTTTGCCAATGCTAAAATTCCAATCCTGTATGGGCTTGCCGTGGCTGGAGCAATGCTGTTATTCGCATTGCTTATGGCATTCACCGTTTCTTTCAATTTTTTACTTATGTTACTTTTGTATCTGGTACTAACCAGCGCTTACAGCTGGGTACTAAAACAATATGTTTTGATTGATGTCTTGATGCTCTCCCTGCTCTACACTCTACGTATTCTGGCTGGTGCCGTTGCGATTGGCATAATTACTAGTTCCTGGCTTCTGGCTTTTTCAGTTTTCATATTTTTTAGTTTGGCGTTGGTAAAACGTTGTGCTGAGCTAGTATCCTTGGAACAAGGTGAAGTAAAAGCAACACGTGGTCGTGATTACCGAGTCTCAGATTTGGTAGTGTTGTGGCCGCTAGGAGTGGGAGCCGCACTTTCAGCAGTAGTGGTTTTTGGATTGTTTATCAGCACTCCTGATACTCAGATTCGTTATGCAACACCGGGGTTTTTATGGTTTGTTGCATTTGGCTTGATTTACTGGCTTGCTCGTTTATGGATCAAGACCGCGCGAGGTGAAATGCATGATGACCCCATTATTTACGCAATGAAAGACAGAGGCAGTCAAGTCACTATTTTTGCAATGATTGCTACTGTTTTAGTTGCACACTTTTTATCACTAGGTGGTGTGTTATGAGCACGCCTGTTATTGCCATCTTGAGCATTGCGCTCTCAGTTGTCGCACAATTTTGCTTAAAAGCGGGGATGTCCGATAACGAGACAAAAGAAGCTCTGATTCAGCCATTAACATTCCACACTGCCTTGACTGTGCTTCTTAATAAATATGTACTTGGTGGTTTTCTGCTATACGGGCTTGGAGCGATTATTTGGCTTGAAGTATTGTCGAAGTGGGATGTCAGCAAGGCTTATCCTCTTGTAGGGTTAGGGTTTGTTTTTACTGTAAGTATCGGATTCCTTATTGGAGAGCAAGTCACTGCTTTGAGGGTAACAGGTGTTGTACTGATTTGCGTAGGTGTTTTTATAGTAGCTCGAAGCTAATGCTGGTGCCCATGAGAAAGCACGACTCTCTAATAGACAAGGATAATTTAAAAATGCATTTGATAGCAAATGAAAAAATTACTTTATTTTTTATCTTATTGCTAGCTACAACAATAAAATTATCCGTGGTTATGATACTGAATATCGAACCAGGATCAGATTTTGCTTCCTATATGCACATGGCGACAACCATGCTGAGTACTGGGCATATGGATGATGGTATGGGTAACGTTGCGTATTACAGCTCCGGATATCCACTGTTTTTAGTTCCATTTTTTGCATTATTCGGCTCTACTGCCGAGGTGGCTCAGTTTGTGAATGTAGCTTTAGGCGTTACTAGTGTTTTATTGGTATATCTGTGCTCAAAATACATTTTACCCAACTGGAAATGGGCAGCGGTTTCAGCATTTATTTGGGCCACATACCCACCCGCAGTACTTTACACGGAATATGTCGCAAAAGAAAATTTGATGGTTACACTTCTTTTACTTCAAACTTTGCTATTGCTTCGTTACCCTTCCTCACAAAATAAGACCTTCCTGGCTGTAATATTGGGCACGGTATATGGCATAGGTCTGCTTGTTGGGCCTGCAATTATTTTGACAGGACTATTAATAGGATTAGTTGTCACCGAATTCAATGTCAGAAAACCTATTTTATCCAATTTGAGCTGGAACAAGGTACTTGCTTGTGGGTTTGGATGCCTGATTATTCTGTCGCCATGGCTAGCCTATACAAACTCAAAGCTGGGAAAGCCTATTCTTAATACTAATGGAGGGTTTAATCTTTACTTAGGCAACAATGCCAATTCCACTGTACATTTTATTGGAATTCAAGATACACCAATTGGTCCGGAGTGGCATGCCCTGCGTGAGGAAAAAGGAGAAGTTGAATCCATGTTGTTTCTTAAAAACATGGCAATTGATTATATACTTGAAAATCCCATAAAGACATTATGGCTTTCCGTCAACAAAATTACTTACTTCTGGTACCCTCCGATACATGAAGGCAGAGATGGCAATCAATCAAAAATAGAAAACATAGTACGCTCCATCTGGCTTTTTTATTATATTTTGGTCATAACAGCAGCACTGCTTCCTTTCTTGTTCATCAGAAAACTGACACGAATACATCTAATTTTATATGCAACGGTTCTTTTATATTGTCTTATCCACGCTGCAGCCTATGTAATATTCCGATATCGAATTCCCATTATGCCCTTTATGTGCATATTAGCAGTCAGCGGCATATCTTTTGTTCAAACATGGTGGAGTAGCAAAAAGCAATCGATTAGTAAGTGAAGTAGAATCTCAGTTGAATGGGTGCTCGAATAAAATAGTTTCCTCGCGGTCGGGTCCTGTTGAGATCATGGCAATTGGAGTTTCGCAGATAGCTTCGATACGTTTCAGATATTGGCGTGCTGCTAGCGGTAATTTTTCAAAATCTTGAATGCCTTTGGTTGTCTCTCCTCGCCAGCCGGTGAATGATTCGTAGATTGGTTGAGCTAATGCGAGCGCCTCTGCACCAAATGGAGATACATCACAGTATTGATCTGAATCTTTTAGCCGATAACCAACACAAATCTTGATTTGATCAAAGTCATCCAGCACATCCAGCTTGGTCATGCATAGCCCAGTCACTCCATTTAGCTGAATTGACCGCTTGAGTGCCACTGCATCAAGCCACCCACAACGACGTGGGCGTCCGGTTGTCGACCCAAATTCATTACCACGCCTGGCTAATTTTTCACCGTCCTCGTCTTTTAGCTCAGTTGGAAATGGTCCCGCACCTACGCGAGTTGTATATGCTTTAGTGATTCCAAGTACAAAATTCAGGAAATGTGGACCGATACCGCTGCCAACCGAAGCTGCGCCTGCAAGACAATTACTGGAAGTAACAAATGGATAAGTACCGTGATCAATATCCAGCAGTGCGCCTTGCGCCCCTTCAAACAGAAGATTATCGCCTGCTCGATTCGCATCAAACAATAGTTTAGGAACATCCGCCACCATTGGGCGAATTCTCTCAAACTGAGCAAGATTGGAGTCAAGCACTTGATTAATATCCACCGCAGCAGAATGATAGTAATTTACCAGCAGAAAGTTATGATAATCGAGAATTTCGTGGAGTTTGCTGGCAAAGCGCTCTGGATAGTAAAGATCCTGCAACCGTATTGCACGACGCGCGGCCTTGTCTTCATAAGCCGGACCGATCCCCCTGCCGGTAGTACCAATTCTATCTACTCCCCTAGCTGCTTCACGCGCACAATCTAGAGAGATATGATAAGGGAGAATCAGCGGACAGGTCGCACTGATACGCAGACGCTCCTCCACAACGACACCACTGCAAGACAACATGTCTATCTCTTCCAGCAGCGCTTCCGGGGAGAGTACGACACCATTTCCAATATAGCAGATGACATTTTCACGCAAAATTCCGGATGGTATTAGATGCAGTACCGTTTTATTTCCATTGACTACCAGGGTATGTCCTGCATTGTGCCCTCCCTGGAACCGGACCACACCTTGGGCATGATCAGTAAGCCAGTCGACTATTTTACCTTTACCTTCATCTCCCCATTGGGTCCCAATGACCACTACATTTTTGACCATTTTCTCTTTTACCTGCCTGATTCTTTTATTATGGAATTTTCAGCAACTTCCCATTGGTTATTGCGACAAACTAATTTATGGTCACAACAGATGCTATTTTGTTCGTTCTCTCCGGGCAGCACGACTATGACGATCGTGCCCTCTGCTCGCAATCTGGCGATAATTTCATTCAGCGCATGATCAGTTGGACACCATGGTGCGAGAATAGCCTTTGGGCGATCATTACTGTGAACCAAACTTGCTAACTGCTTTAAATCAAAACTAAATCCGGTCGCCTGTCTGGCCCGGCCAAATACTTTTCCGATTTCATCGTAGCGACCACCTAATGCAATTGCATT encodes the following:
- a CDS encoding IS3 family transposase (programmed frameshift), coding for MNKLNKYSPEVKARAVRLVQEHRSEYPSLWATIESIAPKIGCAPPTLHDWVKKHEIDTGLRDGVTSEERERIKALEREVKELRRANEILKLASAFFGPGGARPQTQILRSFIDRHRDTHGVEPICKVLQVAPSGYRRHVVELRNPALRCARAIRDDDLMPQIQRIWQANLQVYGADKVWRQLKREGIQVARCTVERLMKRLGLEGVRRGKIVRTTVSDKALPCPLDRVNRQFKADRPNQLWVSDFTYVSTWQGWLYVAFVIDVFARCIVGWRVSSSMHTDFVLDALEQALYARQPELGALIHHSDKGSQYVSIRYTERLAEAGIEPSVGSKGDSYDNALAETINGLYKTELIHKQGPWKNRESVELATLNWVFWFNHQRLLGPIGYIPPAEAEAQYYRQLVNSDSASVT
- a CDS encoding UbiA family prenyltransferase, encoding MLSRFGASSKPGAIHYHESFLVYLRKEKEKGRSIILATAAHKSIARSVATHLDLFDDVIASDAEHNLKGETKLAAIRQQVAGEFVYAGDSRADIPIWKAAKRAILVGASAGVTQSVYKSVPIEKEFIREKITTVDWLRALRVHQWLKNVLLFVPMLTAFSFTDLNKLVVMIVAFLSFSLAASATYLVNDLWDLENDRAHPRKRLRPFANAKIPILYGLAVAGAMLLFALLMAFTVSFNFLLMLLLYLVLTSAYSWVLKQYVLIDVLMLSLLYTLRILAGAVAIGIITSSWLLAFSVFIFFSLALVKRCAELVSLEQGEVKATRGRDYRVSDLVVLWPLGVGAALSAVVVFGLFISTPDTQIRYATPGFLWFVAFGLIYWLARLWIKTARGEMHDDPIIYAMKDRGSQVTIFAMIATVLVAHFLSLGGVL
- a CDS encoding EamA family transporter; its protein translation is MSTPVIAILSIALSVVAQFCLKAGMSDNETKEALIQPLTFHTALTVLLNKYVLGGFLLYGLGAIIWLEVLSKWDVSKAYPLVGLGFVFTVSIGFLIGEQVTALRVTGVVLICVGVFIVARS
- a CDS encoding glycosyltransferase family 39 protein, translated to MRKHDSLIDKDNLKMHLIANEKITLFFILLLATTIKLSVVMILNIEPGSDFASYMHMATTMLSTGHMDDGMGNVAYYSSGYPLFLVPFFALFGSTAEVAQFVNVALGVTSVLLVYLCSKYILPNWKWAAVSAFIWATYPPAVLYTEYVAKENLMVTLLLLQTLLLLRYPSSQNKTFLAVILGTVYGIGLLVGPAIILTGLLIGLVVTEFNVRKPILSNLSWNKVLACGFGCLIILSPWLAYTNSKLGKPILNTNGGFNLYLGNNANSTVHFIGIQDTPIGPEWHALREEKGEVESMLFLKNMAIDYILENPIKTLWLSVNKITYFWYPPIHEGRDGNQSKIENIVRSIWLFYYILVITAALLPFLFIRKLTRIHLILYATVLLYCLIHAAAYVIFRYRIPIMPFMCILAVSGISFVQTWWSSKKQSISK
- a CDS encoding adenylosuccinate synthase: MVKNVVVIGTQWGDEGKGKIVDWLTDHAQGVVRFQGGHNAGHTLVVNGNKTVLHLIPSGILRENVICYIGNGVVLSPEALLEEIDMLSCSGVVVEERLRISATCPLILPYHISLDCAREAARGVDRIGTTGRGIGPAYEDKAARRAIRLQDLYYPERFASKLHEILDYHNFLLVNYYHSAAVDINQVLDSNLAQFERIRPMVADVPKLLFDANRAGDNLLFEGAQGALLDIDHGTYPFVTSSNCLAGAASVGSGIGPHFLNFVLGITKAYTTRVGAGPFPTELKDEDGEKLARRGNEFGSTTGRPRRCGWLDAVALKRSIQLNGVTGLCMTKLDVLDDFDQIKICVGYRLKDSDQYCDVSPFGAEALALAQPIYESFTGWRGETTKGIQDFEKLPLAARQYLKRIEAICETPIAMISTGPDREETILFEHPFN